One genomic window of Nakamurella panacisegetis includes the following:
- a CDS encoding beta-ketoacyl-ACP reductase yields the protein MSRFQSRVAIVTGAAQGIGAATARLLATQGASVVVADLTVERAGGTVDAITGAGGRAMAVGCDVTEAESVDAMVTAALERFGSVDILVNNAGITRDNLLYKMPRSDWDAVISTNLTSIFLCCQAASVPMVKAKYGKIVSLSSQSALGNRGQVNYAAAKAGVQGVTATLAQELGRYNINVNAVAPGYVATAMTDATAERVGFRPEEYRKMASEQTPLGRVGQPEDIANVIAFLASDEASYVTGQTLYVNGGVR from the coding sequence ATGAGCAGGTTCCAGTCCCGGGTGGCCATCGTCACCGGCGCGGCGCAGGGCATCGGGGCCGCCACGGCGAGACTACTGGCCACCCAGGGGGCCTCGGTGGTGGTCGCCGACCTGACCGTCGAACGGGCGGGTGGGACGGTCGACGCCATCACCGGGGCCGGCGGAAGGGCCATGGCCGTCGGATGCGATGTCACCGAGGCCGAGTCGGTCGACGCGATGGTGACGGCCGCCCTTGAGCGTTTCGGGTCGGTCGACATCCTGGTCAACAATGCCGGGATCACCCGCGACAACCTGCTCTACAAGATGCCGCGATCCGATTGGGACGCGGTGATCTCGACCAACCTGACCAGCATCTTCCTGTGCTGTCAGGCCGCTTCGGTGCCGATGGTGAAGGCGAAGTACGGCAAGATCGTCAGCCTGTCCAGCCAGTCCGCGCTCGGCAACCGGGGTCAGGTCAACTACGCCGCGGCCAAGGCCGGCGTCCAGGGCGTGACGGCCACCCTGGCCCAGGAGCTGGGCCGCTACAACATCAACGTCAACGCGGTCGCGCCGGGCTACGTGGCCACCGCCATGACGGACGCCACCGCCGAGCGGGTCGGTTTCCGGCCGGAGGAATACCGCAAGATGGCCAGCGAGCAGACCCCGCTCGGCCGGGTCGGGCAGCCGGAGGACATCGCGAACGTGATCGCTTTCCTGGCCAGCGACGAAGCCTCCTACGTCACCGGCCAGACCCTGTACGTGAACGGCGGTGTCCGATAG
- a CDS encoding MaoC family dehydratase translates to MRTFSSAEELLGAVGETLGPGEPYLVSQDRIQAFADATDDHQWIHLDEARAAAGPFGTRIAHGFLTLSLLPVLMSGLYRLEGVRMAVNYGLNKVRFPAPLPSGSSVRASAVISEVIPVAPDVLQVVMTVSIRGDGAAKPCCVAESVARISFGATAVIP, encoded by the coding sequence ATGAGGACCTTCTCCAGCGCGGAGGAACTGCTCGGCGCGGTCGGCGAGACCCTCGGTCCGGGTGAGCCGTACCTGGTGTCCCAGGACCGCATCCAGGCGTTCGCTGATGCCACCGATGATCATCAATGGATTCATCTCGACGAAGCCAGGGCGGCGGCCGGCCCGTTCGGCACGCGGATCGCGCACGGCTTCCTGACGTTGTCCCTGCTGCCGGTTCTGATGAGCGGGCTGTATCGCCTGGAGGGCGTCCGGATGGCCGTCAACTACGGCCTGAACAAGGTTCGCTTCCCGGCGCCGTTGCCCAGTGGCAGCTCGGTCCGGGCGTCGGCCGTCATCTCGGAGGTCATCCCGGTGGCGCCGGACGTCCTGCAGGTGGTGATGACGGTGAGCATCAGGGGAGACGGCGCGGCGAAACCGTGCTGCGTCGCCGAATCGGTGGCACGGATCTCGTTCGGCGCAACCGCGGTGATTCCGTGA
- a CDS encoding MFS transporter translates to MTDVLTTVRSRPVEKVATWTAARWTPTVRFMGGLVVASFCLVIAGPNLPTALLPAYRETYRLTPFGLSLVFSAYLLLLVPTLILCTRPAFRAGAGVLLSVGLATALGADLLMATSRSSQMLLVGRGLSGVSVAVSTGAAAAMMVRLVGERGRGSVATGNIVGALVGTVGAVLLAQLGIGESIYLVHAVATAIVLGALLAALAARAGRAILHTRTISPEVSDGPELKVPALTDVPQTIRRHVVLGTAVGALGWAIPGLVTGLVPALLRQFTGPTAVVVATSPAILLLASAWCLQVLAKRPILRAVRGYELTAGTAMGTIGLALLAVGALTASLTLVYLGCIVAAGGPALGYRGGMVLLTRGLDPAHQGAVTSRYAAGSYAFAAVIVLGSGAVGAVGGLVTAMVAGAGILVLIGIVLLVTILVTESPRLRRTRSVPPIRRRSTVSPRRLP, encoded by the coding sequence GTGACCGATGTACTGACGACTGTCCGGTCCCGACCGGTCGAGAAGGTCGCGACCTGGACGGCGGCCCGGTGGACACCGACCGTCCGCTTCATGGGCGGGCTCGTCGTTGCGTCGTTCTGCCTCGTCATCGCCGGCCCGAACCTGCCCACCGCGCTCCTCCCGGCCTATCGGGAGACGTACCGGCTCACGCCGTTCGGTCTGTCGCTCGTCTTCTCGGCGTATCTGCTGCTCCTGGTGCCGACGCTGATCCTGTGCACGCGCCCGGCCTTCCGGGCCGGTGCCGGAGTCCTGCTGAGCGTGGGACTGGCCACGGCTCTCGGCGCCGACCTGCTGATGGCCACCAGTCGCTCGTCGCAGATGCTGCTCGTCGGACGCGGGTTGTCCGGCGTCAGCGTGGCCGTGTCCACCGGTGCGGCGGCGGCCATGATGGTGCGTCTGGTCGGGGAAAGAGGCCGCGGTTCGGTGGCCACCGGCAACATCGTCGGCGCCCTGGTCGGCACCGTCGGGGCCGTGCTGCTGGCTCAGCTCGGCATCGGCGAGTCGATCTACCTGGTGCACGCGGTGGCGACGGCGATCGTCCTGGGCGCCCTCCTGGCCGCCCTCGCGGCCCGAGCCGGGCGCGCCATCCTGCACACCAGGACCATCAGTCCCGAGGTGTCCGACGGACCTGAACTCAAGGTCCCGGCGCTGACCGACGTGCCGCAGACGATCCGGCGGCACGTCGTCCTCGGCACGGCGGTCGGGGCCCTCGGGTGGGCCATCCCCGGCCTGGTCACCGGTCTGGTCCCGGCCCTGCTGCGCCAGTTCACCGGCCCGACCGCCGTCGTGGTCGCCACCAGCCCGGCGATCCTGCTGCTGGCCTCGGCCTGGTGCCTCCAGGTGCTGGCCAAACGCCCGATCCTGCGGGCGGTCCGCGGGTACGAGCTCACCGCCGGTACCGCGATGGGCACGATCGGTCTCGCCCTGCTCGCGGTCGGCGCGCTCACGGCCAGCCTGACGCTGGTCTACCTCGGATGCATCGTGGCCGCTGGCGGCCCGGCCCTCGGCTATCGCGGCGGCATGGTGCTGCTCACGCGCGGGCTGGACCCCGCTCACCAGGGCGCAGTGACCTCGCGCTACGCCGCCGGGTCGTACGCTTTCGCCGCCGTGATCGTGCTCGGATCGGGCGCCGTTGGCGCGGTCGGCGGACTGGTCACGGCCATGGTCGCCGGAGCCGGAATCCTGGTGCTGATCGGAATCGTCCTGCTGGTGACCATCCTGGTCACGGAATCACCGCGGTTGCGCCGAACGAGATCCGTGCCACCGATTCGGCGACGCAGCACGGTTTCGCCGCGCCGTCTCCCCTGA
- a CDS encoding TetR/AcrR family transcriptional regulator, whose product MHPSSAETPLRSDARRTRERLLEAAAQLLEAGGQHFTLPDLARQAGVGTATVYRHFADVGEVLAAVEVQSIEGLTAAISAVDPNLDARVRFESVCALWVGRSSRESAPVRFLRSPEGVLERAHRGDPSITALVSALGLVVAALIDEHVVPDQDLTAAVLIWITLFDERTVVDLSRTHGWTTHKITDYLGRALLGALGAESIA is encoded by the coding sequence GTGCACCCCTCGTCGGCGGAGACGCCACTGCGCAGCGACGCCCGACGTACGCGCGAGCGACTGCTGGAGGCGGCGGCCCAGCTGCTGGAAGCCGGCGGCCAGCACTTCACGCTGCCCGACCTGGCCCGGCAGGCCGGCGTCGGTACCGCCACCGTGTATCGCCACTTCGCCGACGTGGGTGAGGTTCTGGCCGCCGTCGAGGTGCAGTCGATCGAGGGCCTGACGGCCGCGATCTCCGCCGTCGACCCGAACCTGGACGCCCGGGTTCGGTTCGAGTCGGTCTGCGCGTTGTGGGTGGGCCGTTCCAGTCGGGAGTCGGCTCCGGTGCGCTTCCTGCGCTCACCCGAGGGCGTGCTCGAACGCGCACACCGCGGCGATCCGAGCATCACCGCACTGGTGTCCGCCCTGGGTCTCGTGGTCGCGGCCCTGATCGACGAGCACGTCGTGCCCGACCAGGATCTGACGGCGGCCGTGCTGATCTGGATCACGCTGTTCGACGAGCGCACCGTCGTCGACCTCTCCCGCACCCACGGCTGGACCACCCACAAGATCACCGACTACCTCGGCCGGGCCCTGCTCGGCGCCCTCGGGGCGGAATCGATCGCCTGA
- the dxs gene encoding 1-deoxy-D-xylulose-5-phosphate synthase, which produces MSRISSPADLRALDRESLNELASEIRAFLVQQTSRRGGHLGPNLGVVELTLALHRVFDSPGDPIIFDTGHQSYVHKIVTGRAGDFDRLRTRNGLSGYPSRAESVHDWVENSHATTSLSYADGLAKAFALRGEHNRTVVAVIGDGALTGGMAWEALNNIAAAKDRPLVVVLNDNGRSYAPTTGGMAQRMAALRLKPGYERLLGQVKSRLPMAPVIGRPLYSALHAVKSAVKDWFIPQSLFQDLGLKYLGPIDGHDTAALEEALHSAKGYRGPVLVHCLTRKGEGYSPAENDDAEQMHSPPAFDPDTGLPIAAPTKTWTSVFGRKLATIGAERDDVVAITAAMSGPTGLGPFAEAFPDRMYDVGIAEQHALTSAAGLAMGGMHPVVALYATFLNRAFDQLLMDCALHKLGVTVVLDRAGVTGEDGPSHHGMWDMSLAALVPGLALAAPRDAATLVQELDEAVAVDNAPTVLRYPKGAVPQDIQQLRRVVAHDGRLVPAAGGIGAVDVLAEPGAGHDHDVLLVAVGAFGALSVEAASRLADQGIGVTVVDPRWALPVPAALRLLAIEHKMVVTIEDGGRSGGVGASVADTLADLDVPVTVLALPQEFLEPASRGDLLQDLGLTAKDVARGITERIAERATADARNRSAAAPVDTAPVNRAPLNGTPTKDKRTAGEG; this is translated from the coding sequence ATCAGCCGGATCTCATCGCCGGCCGACCTCCGGGCACTCGACCGGGAGTCGCTGAACGAGCTCGCTTCCGAGATCCGCGCCTTCCTGGTCCAGCAGACCTCGCGCCGCGGCGGGCACCTGGGACCCAACCTCGGCGTGGTCGAACTGACCCTGGCGCTGCACCGAGTGTTCGATTCCCCGGGCGACCCGATCATCTTCGACACCGGTCATCAGTCCTACGTTCACAAGATCGTCACCGGTCGGGCCGGCGACTTCGATCGACTTCGGACCCGTAACGGTCTGTCGGGATACCCGAGCCGGGCCGAGTCCGTCCACGACTGGGTGGAGAACTCGCACGCCACCACCTCGCTGTCCTACGCCGACGGGCTGGCCAAGGCCTTCGCCCTCCGCGGCGAGCACAACCGCACGGTGGTCGCCGTGATCGGTGACGGTGCGCTGACCGGCGGCATGGCCTGGGAGGCGTTGAACAACATCGCCGCGGCCAAGGACCGGCCGCTGGTGGTCGTACTGAACGACAACGGCCGTTCCTACGCCCCGACCACCGGTGGGATGGCGCAACGGATGGCCGCCCTTCGGCTCAAGCCGGGGTACGAGCGGCTGTTGGGCCAGGTGAAGAGCCGGTTGCCGATGGCTCCGGTGATCGGCCGTCCCTTGTACTCGGCGCTGCACGCCGTCAAGTCCGCGGTGAAGGACTGGTTCATCCCGCAGTCGCTGTTCCAGGATCTGGGACTCAAGTACCTCGGACCGATCGACGGCCACGACACGGCCGCACTCGAAGAGGCGCTGCACAGCGCCAAGGGCTACCGCGGTCCGGTTCTGGTGCACTGCTTGACCCGCAAGGGGGAGGGGTATTCGCCGGCCGAGAACGACGACGCGGAGCAGATGCACTCGCCGCCGGCTTTCGATCCCGACACCGGCCTTCCGATCGCCGCGCCGACCAAGACCTGGACCAGTGTGTTCGGGCGCAAGCTGGCGACCATCGGCGCCGAGCGGGACGACGTGGTGGCCATCACCGCGGCGATGAGCGGTCCGACCGGACTCGGCCCGTTCGCCGAGGCGTTCCCGGACCGGATGTACGACGTGGGTATCGCCGAGCAGCACGCGCTGACCTCGGCCGCGGGTCTGGCCATGGGTGGGATGCACCCGGTGGTGGCCCTGTACGCGACGTTCCTGAACCGGGCGTTCGACCAGTTGCTGATGGACTGCGCACTGCACAAGCTCGGCGTGACGGTGGTTCTGGACCGGGCCGGAGTCACCGGTGAGGACGGCCCGAGCCACCACGGCATGTGGGACATGTCGTTGGCCGCATTGGTGCCCGGGCTGGCCCTGGCCGCCCCGCGCGACGCCGCGACACTGGTGCAGGAACTGGACGAGGCGGTGGCCGTCGACAATGCCCCGACCGTCCTGCGGTACCCGAAAGGTGCTGTGCCGCAGGACATCCAGCAGCTCCGCCGGGTCGTCGCGCATGACGGTCGGCTGGTGCCGGCGGCCGGCGGGATCGGTGCCGTCGACGTACTGGCGGAGCCTGGTGCCGGCCACGACCACGACGTGCTCCTGGTCGCCGTCGGCGCCTTCGGGGCCCTGTCCGTGGAGGCCGCATCGCGGTTGGCCGACCAGGGCATCGGTGTCACCGTGGTCGATCCCCGGTGGGCGCTGCCGGTTCCGGCGGCGCTGCGCCTGCTTGCCATCGAGCACAAGATGGTCGTCACCATCGAGGACGGCGGCCGCTCCGGTGGCGTCGGCGCCTCGGTGGCTGACACATTGGCCGATCTTGACGTCCCGGTGACGGTGCTGGCTCTGCCGCAGGAGTTCCTGGAGCCGGCGTCCCGCGGTGATCTGCTGCAGGATCTCGGGCTGACCGCGAAAGATGTGGCGCGCGGGATCACCGAGCGGATTGCCGAGCGGGCCACCGCCGACGCCAGGAACCGATCGGCGGCCGCCCCCGTTGACACTGCGCCGGTGAACCGGGCTCCGCTGAACGGGACCCCGACCAAGGACAAACGAACGGCCGGAGAGGGCTGA
- a CDS encoding HNH endonuclease signature motif containing protein, giving the protein MTATAPHDRIEHTIESLAPGGTMTSDTLSGWARAATADPSPSTFGAVSDADAAALSPADLLDLIVVTDRLQSRLAALQMTAMAEFARPGRAGRIERLLDAMAGKAGWAKLADGTADPDALKAVVEEHAAGLAATEIAAALRQSHRTAARRVNAAVEMLDELPDTLDALRAGLIDRRRAEMIAQRTRNLDPENRRKVEALILPLASTRTAQQLRPMIDRRVLRADRDAAVKRARQARKARYVHHSPGLDGMAGIRANFKAEDALTVYDLLDRMARAVAGQDDRPLSVLRADAWTDLCTRLTVDGYVDLRGNFGFDRSAPMAPSDRLREPGASNADQDLEPLSSRVQAAEGQHDATRRPDAVESPARGGKRQRGRVARFHGRLSHYILTMSLDTYLGLSNDPVDLAGHGAMPAEFGRWMRKSLKSLAVMVVDPQGHAIAVGGTVYPPSQAVTDQVLAASAECRFPACRTRSELCDLDHRVPFDHEKPDRGGRTVPWNLDPACEHHHLLKTFTDWSGDRDRRDRLTMNWTSPTGHHYVDHPTEHALPEDPSARRKHSDPTAASFDEEGRTDHRARGLPPPWQHQPLRRARGWRDRSPVS; this is encoded by the coding sequence TTGACCGCGACCGCGCCGCACGATAGAATCGAACACACGATCGAATCACTTGCCCCGGGGGGGACGATGACGAGCGACACCTTGAGCGGCTGGGCGCGCGCCGCCACCGCGGATCCCAGTCCTTCGACGTTCGGAGCCGTTTCGGACGCCGACGCGGCCGCGCTCTCGCCCGCCGATCTACTAGATCTGATCGTCGTCACCGATCGTCTGCAGTCCCGGCTGGCCGCGCTGCAGATGACCGCCATGGCCGAGTTCGCGCGGCCGGGTCGGGCCGGGCGCATCGAGCGATTGCTGGACGCCATGGCCGGGAAGGCCGGCTGGGCGAAACTGGCCGACGGAACGGCCGATCCGGATGCCTTGAAGGCTGTCGTCGAAGAGCACGCGGCCGGCCTCGCCGCCACGGAGATCGCTGCGGCCCTTCGTCAATCCCATCGGACCGCGGCGCGGCGGGTCAACGCGGCCGTCGAAATGCTCGATGAATTGCCCGACACGCTGGATGCTCTGCGGGCCGGCCTGATCGACCGACGGAGGGCGGAGATGATCGCGCAACGCACCCGCAATCTCGACCCCGAGAACCGGCGGAAGGTCGAGGCCCTCATCCTGCCGTTGGCGTCCACGCGAACGGCCCAGCAATTGCGCCCGATGATTGATCGAAGGGTTCTGCGCGCCGATCGTGACGCTGCCGTCAAACGGGCACGGCAGGCGCGCAAGGCGCGCTACGTCCATCACTCTCCGGGCTTGGACGGCATGGCCGGAATCAGGGCCAACTTCAAGGCCGAAGACGCACTCACCGTGTACGACCTGCTGGACCGTATGGCCAGAGCCGTTGCCGGACAGGACGATCGACCATTGTCGGTGCTGCGGGCCGACGCATGGACGGACTTGTGCACCCGCCTGACGGTCGACGGGTATGTCGACCTGCGGGGCAACTTCGGATTCGATCGCTCGGCGCCGATGGCGCCGTCGGACCGCCTTCGCGAACCAGGAGCGTCCAACGCCGACCAGGATCTGGAACCGCTTTCATCGAGAGTCCAAGCCGCAGAAGGGCAACACGACGCAACACGTCGCCCGGACGCCGTCGAATCGCCCGCGCGAGGTGGAAAACGGCAGCGGGGGCGGGTTGCCCGGTTCCACGGCCGTCTCTCCCATTACATCCTCACGATGAGTCTCGATACGTACCTCGGCCTGTCGAACGATCCGGTTGACCTCGCCGGCCACGGCGCCATGCCGGCCGAATTCGGACGGTGGATGCGGAAGTCGTTGAAATCGTTGGCCGTCATGGTGGTCGACCCGCAAGGGCACGCCATCGCGGTCGGCGGCACTGTCTACCCACCCAGCCAAGCGGTCACCGATCAGGTACTCGCCGCCTCGGCCGAGTGTCGGTTCCCGGCTTGTCGAACCCGTTCCGAGCTCTGCGATCTCGACCACAGGGTACCGTTCGATCACGAGAAACCCGATCGAGGCGGACGTACCGTGCCGTGGAATCTCGATCCAGCCTGCGAACACCACCATCTGCTGAAGACCTTCACCGATTGGTCCGGTGACCGCGACCGCCGCGACCGCCTGACCATGAATTGGACCAGCCCCACCGGTCACCACTACGTCGACCACCCCACCGAACATGCCCTCCCCGAGGACCCGAGTGCCAGACGAAAGCACAGCGACCCCACCGCCGCGTCATTCGACGAGGAGGGCCGTACCGATCACCGGGCCCGGGGGCTCCCGCCTCCTTGGCAACACCAACCTCTTCGCCGCGCCAGAGGATGGCGCGACCGATCGCCGGTTTCGTGA
- a CDS encoding sensor histidine kinase has protein sequence MLSTALLALVGALLLALAYLLVGRIVAALPHYLPGTQVRLEDGRSVDARAFSDQVVHQGRETVLVVGLIAFPLVVIAGGSLSWVLIGRALRPLSTLTSAARALSESSLDQRIALTGPRDEVAELADTFDDMLARLQSAFEAERRFVANASHELRTPLSVIRTEVDVTLADPSASVAELRAMGEVAREATDRADRLLNSLLFLARTQASGLSVVQRVDLAELVSPALLAVEPEIAARRLVVRVAGAPALVSGDPALLERVVGNLIENAVRHNVIGGAVGVTTGVGDGVGFIEVASGGTVIDPRTVAQLFEPFRQGERARTGHRGSGLGLSIVSAVVAAHGGSVSASAVEGGGLRVRVQIPSRAQMPSRDRSPSV, from the coding sequence ATGCTCTCCACCGCCCTGCTGGCGCTGGTCGGCGCCTTGCTGCTGGCGTTGGCCTATCTGCTGGTGGGGCGGATCGTCGCTGCCTTGCCGCACTACCTGCCGGGTACGCAGGTACGGCTGGAGGACGGCCGGAGCGTCGATGCACGGGCGTTCTCCGACCAAGTGGTGCACCAGGGCCGGGAGACCGTGCTGGTGGTCGGGCTGATCGCGTTTCCGCTGGTCGTCATCGCCGGCGGTTCGTTGTCCTGGGTTCTGATCGGGCGGGCCCTACGGCCGTTGTCGACCCTGACCAGCGCGGCCCGGGCGCTGTCGGAGTCTTCCCTTGACCAGCGCATCGCGCTGACCGGACCGCGGGACGAGGTGGCCGAACTGGCCGACACCTTCGACGACATGCTCGCCCGGCTGCAGTCGGCGTTCGAGGCGGAGCGGCGGTTCGTGGCGAACGCCTCCCACGAGCTCCGAACCCCGTTGTCGGTGATCCGCACCGAGGTCGACGTGACGCTGGCCGATCCTTCGGCGTCGGTGGCCGAGCTGCGGGCGATGGGGGAGGTGGCGCGCGAGGCCACCGACCGGGCCGACCGATTGCTCAACTCGTTGCTGTTCCTGGCCCGGACCCAGGCCAGCGGGCTGTCGGTGGTCCAGCGGGTCGATCTGGCTGAACTCGTCTCTCCGGCGTTGCTGGCGGTCGAACCGGAGATCGCCGCGCGACGTCTGGTCGTGAGGGTGGCGGGCGCACCGGCGCTCGTGTCCGGAGATCCGGCGTTGCTGGAGCGGGTGGTTGGCAATCTGATCGAGAATGCCGTGCGCCACAACGTGATCGGCGGTGCAGTGGGTGTCACCACCGGGGTCGGTGACGGGGTCGGATTCATCGAGGTGGCCTCGGGCGGCACGGTGATCGACCCGCGTACCGTGGCCCAGCTCTTCGAGCCCTTCCGCCAGGGTGAGCGCGCCCGCACCGGACATCGGGGGAGCGGACTCGGCCTGTCGATCGTCAGCGCCGTCGTCGCCGCCCACGGTGGCTCGGTGTCGGCGTCCGCGGTCGAAGGCGGGGGCCTCCGGGTGCGCGTGCAGATACCGAGCCGGGCGCAGATGCCCAGCCGTGACCGGTCGCCGAGCGTCTGA
- a CDS encoding acyl-CoA dehydrogenase family protein translates to MDFSMSDEERAIRDTAREFIRKEVMPLEPEVLRREREHRPALERSELTELQHKAKAFGFWGLATPESDGGMDLPAVTQALISEELGRTFVPFRFGGEADNILFHANAEQRREYLEPTIAGDRLSCFAITEPGAGSDAANIKLSAVRDGDDWILNGEKTFITGGNEADFAIVVAVTDKDKGVRGGGTTAFLVDRSMGWTSEWIRVMGPGGPASLVFDNVRVPSRNILGEIGQGFELGMKWIGKGRYLIPANALGIAERVLQMAIEQANSRVTFGRPIGENQAIAWMIADSEVELEAARWLVLRAAWTVDQGADPRHSSSMAKLYGAGMVNRVVDRVLQIHGGMGYTQELPIERWYRQVRLYRIFEGTDEMQRLIISRDLLRGYTKIGGHLA, encoded by the coding sequence GTGGACTTCTCGATGTCCGACGAGGAACGGGCGATCCGCGACACGGCCCGGGAGTTCATCCGGAAAGAGGTCATGCCGCTGGAACCGGAGGTACTGCGCCGCGAGCGCGAGCACCGCCCGGCGCTGGAGCGCAGTGAGCTGACCGAGCTGCAGCACAAGGCGAAGGCCTTCGGCTTCTGGGGGCTGGCCACGCCGGAATCGGACGGCGGGATGGATCTGCCCGCGGTCACCCAGGCGCTGATCTCCGAGGAACTGGGCCGGACGTTCGTCCCGTTCCGGTTCGGCGGCGAGGCCGACAACATCCTCTTCCACGCCAACGCCGAGCAGCGCAGGGAATACCTGGAGCCGACCATCGCCGGCGACCGGCTCTCCTGCTTCGCCATCACCGAACCCGGCGCTGGATCGGACGCGGCGAACATCAAGCTGTCGGCGGTCAGGGACGGCGACGACTGGATCCTCAACGGCGAGAAGACGTTCATCACCGGCGGCAACGAGGCGGACTTCGCCATCGTGGTCGCGGTGACCGACAAGGACAAGGGCGTCCGCGGCGGCGGGACAACGGCCTTCCTGGTCGACCGGTCGATGGGCTGGACGTCGGAGTGGATCCGGGTGATGGGTCCGGGCGGTCCGGCGTCCCTGGTGTTCGACAACGTCCGGGTACCGTCACGCAACATTCTCGGCGAGATCGGCCAGGGTTTCGAGCTGGGGATGAAGTGGATCGGCAAAGGCCGGTATCTGATCCCGGCCAATGCGCTCGGGATCGCCGAACGCGTGCTGCAGATGGCGATCGAGCAGGCCAACTCGCGGGTCACCTTCGGCCGGCCGATCGGCGAGAACCAGGCCATCGCCTGGATGATCGCCGATTCCGAGGTGGAGCTCGAGGCGGCCCGCTGGCTGGTGCTGCGGGCCGCTTGGACGGTCGACCAGGGCGCGGATCCGCGACATTCCTCGTCCATGGCCAAGTTGTACGGGGCCGGGATGGTGAACCGGGTGGTGGACCGCGTCCTGCAGATCCACGGCGGCATGGGCTACACGCAGGAGCTGCCGATCGAGCGGTGGTACCGGCAGGTGCGGCTGTACCGCATCTTCGAGGGCACCGACGAGATGCAGCGCCTCATCATTTCCCGCGACCTGTTGCGCGGGTACACGAAGATCGGCGGCCACCTGGCATGA
- a CDS encoding response regulator transcription factor, giving the protein MRVLVVEDEQRLADAIARGLRAEGMAVDVAYDGTEGHEKSTYTRYDVVVLDRDLPGMHGDELLAELVSSGDITRVLMLTASSGLDARVEGLSAGADDYLAKPFAFPELVARVRALGRRATPAAPPVLRAGDVELDPAKRLVFRGGNAVELTRKEFGVLEVLMSAAGTVVSSEELLERVWDENADPFTTTVRVTVMTLRRKLGEPGMIDTVVGAGYRVSADAAE; this is encoded by the coding sequence ATGCGGGTTTTGGTAGTCGAGGACGAGCAACGTCTGGCGGACGCGATCGCCCGTGGGTTGCGCGCCGAGGGCATGGCGGTCGACGTCGCCTATGACGGCACCGAGGGACACGAGAAGTCGACGTACACCCGCTACGACGTGGTGGTGCTGGATCGCGACCTCCCCGGCATGCACGGGGACGAACTGCTGGCCGAGCTGGTGTCGTCCGGCGACATCACGCGGGTGCTCATGCTGACCGCGTCGTCCGGGCTCGATGCCCGGGTCGAGGGACTGTCGGCCGGCGCCGACGACTACCTGGCCAAGCCGTTCGCGTTCCCCGAGTTGGTGGCCCGTGTCCGTGCGCTCGGCCGCCGGGCCACCCCGGCCGCGCCGCCGGTGCTGCGGGCGGGCGATGTCGAACTGGACCCGGCCAAGCGCCTGGTGTTCCGGGGCGGCAATGCGGTCGAGCTGACCCGCAAGGAGTTCGGGGTGCTCGAGGTGCTGATGTCGGCGGCCGGGACCGTCGTGTCCAGCGAGGAACTGCTCGAGCGGGTGTGGGACGAGAACGCCGACCCGTTCACCACGACGGTGCGGGTGACCGTCATGACGCTGCGGCGCAAGCTCGGCGAGCCGGGGATGATCGACACCGTCGTCGGTGCCGGTTACCGGGTGTCCGCCGATGCCGCTGAATGA